TCTCAACATTGCCTTATATAATTAACTGAAGGCCCAAATTACGTAAAGCTTGCCTAAATTGACCCTAAAAACCGGAAAGCTTTATCGATGACTCGAGTTCTGGGCTATAAAAGCCATGCCATTGAGCTCATAAATAACTAAGTGTGCTTAGTTAGCGATTATTACGTTAACCACAAGTCCAGTGGCAATCGCCGATCCTTATCCTTATCAAAATCAAACTATTGAGTCATTTTGCCCGCTTTGAGTCTGGGAAAAAGTTTCTATTTTGAACTAGCTATGTGAAGGAAAAACGGGTTGGTGTGACCTAGGCGATCTGCTCCTGGATCCAATCCGCGTAGCTGGAGAGTCGCACAAAGACATCCGGATAGCGGGAGCCGCAGGCGCCCACCACAAAGTTGGTCAGCCCGATCAACTTGTCGCCGTAGAcggcaccaccgccgccgtcTCCGTGGCAGGTGCCCTCCTTCAGCTCGTGGGCGAGGCAGAAGCTCTGCTCGCCGTGATCGCTGTACGCATCCAGGCAGGTCGCCTCCGGGGCCACCTTGAGCGATATCTCACGGATCTTGTAGGAGTTGGTGCCGTCAGTGGTGCGTCCCCAGCCGGCCACGCTCACCTCCGATCCCTCGGCGGGCAGAGCCTCTCCGCTGGCGACCACCGGGATGGCAGTGATCCGATCGGTGTAGGTTAGCGCAGAGCTCAGCGTGATCACGGCCAGGTTGTTGTTCAGGTTATAGTAGTCCGGATGCACTGCCACCGACTCCACGCTGACAATCTTGCCACCGGCATACTGATTGGTGCTGCCCACGCGGCAGGAAAGGCGACTGGCATCGATTCTGTTTGGGATTTGGTGAGAATAATCTAGATTAGTTTA
This Drosophila simulans strain w501 chromosome X, Prin_Dsim_3.1, whole genome shotgun sequence DNA region includes the following protein-coding sequences:
- the LOC6726169 gene encoding chymotrypsin-1 yields the protein MMQPRLVILGLIGLTVVGMCHAQGRIMGGDDADATATTYAASLRVDNAHVCGASILSQTKILTTAHCVHRDGKLIDASRLSCRVGSTNQYAGGKIVSVESVAVHPDYYNLNNNLAVITLSSALTYTDRITAIPVVASGEALPAEGSEVSVAGWGRTTDGTNSYKIREISLKVAPEATCLDAYSDHGEQSFCLAHELKEGTCHGDGGGGAVYGDKLIGLTNFVVGACGSRYPDVFVRLSSYADWIQEQIA